In the Necator americanus strain Aroian chromosome X, whole genome shotgun sequence genome, AAAAGAGAAATGCACGGGTTCCAATCAACGATGAAACAACTGATACAAGCATAGAAAAATGCTAGGACTGAAAATTACACGAATTCTTATCCAAAATCTAAGAGCAAACAGAAAGTACTTTtgaacttttaaattttaataattttaattttaaaaagagtaGAACTATTTTGGACAGTTTTTGGAACTGTAATGGTACTCTAAATGAGTGATAAATGATTCACTTTAAATCATTCCGTTAGAATTTCCACAATATGAAATTATACCTCAAGGATTCCTAGAATCCGTCAGTGGTTTTGATAGCCAAAAGTTTATGGAATTTGTTGACTATTCTCACCTTCATCTtcatttaataaaataaacggATAGAATTTATatgaagtgcaaaaaaagaggttcAACACAGTTGAAAACCAGCAGGATATGGGAAGGTGGCATACAGGCCGACGTGGCAAGAATGGCGCCGAAtcgatcacttttttctgatcAGACTCAAAGTTCAGTTCTACAGTCTTGAATTTTCACCAAATGTTAATATTTATGAAAGAAACCACACCTAAAAATATTCTGCAAGTAGAGAAAGGGAAattataacaattttttttcaagaactcaTAAAAacctctttatttctttctgctGCTCAGGTGGACCCTAGTCGTTTACAATCACAgtaatttttcatgttctaGGTAAGGTGCATCGGTTCTAGGATattgtttattcattattttattttattcattatttattttattattgtttcttATCGTACTTCACTGTTCCATATTCATATCTCTATGGGAATTCTgatatttcctttcttctgaTCCTCTCTCTTCACCTTTGTATCCAACGGCTTTCGTTTTGAGGGAATATATCGCTCATAGTTCCtcttatcctttatttctcacaaatatcttttttcattctttaagTGCATCtacttttatttgtatataaGATATGTATAATGTAAGATGCcatcgatatttttttttgtattgtaatGTTCTCATATGTAAACAAAGGAAtagcaattatttttttttagtttcaggaagaaaatgtgaatGGAAATAAGCGacaaaaatatgagaagaGACACTGGATAAAGTTGTAACTCCCTTTACAGGTTACTTTTTTCAGAACCGATTACAAAGTAACAATTTCAGCATCCTACTGCCTTAAACTGTCTTATTGCAATATTGTTCTAAATCTAGGTTTTTGGATCCTCGAAAAAGGTCAAAGAATTTCATAGACCTAAAATAAATACTCCAGTATTGTTACTATTTTCATCGTAAGCGAACAATTCTGTTTCTGAACCAGAATTAAGTgcataacagaaagaaaaatatacagTAAATGAGAACTTTGAGTGAAATGTCGGCGGAACGCTCCCTCacacgcgttttttttttgaacaactaGCGAGGCCTTTTGAGTTGAAGTTCTTGTGATGTGCCCTGTGATTTTAAGTGCAAGTGTTTAAGTTCAAAGTTTTTCCCCCAGTTTTgatgagaaaatttgaacaacGATATTCGGCGTTGTTCCCGGGCTTCGCGTGGGAAGCACTTTGTTGATGGCGATGGCGCGTTCGCATAAATTTGCCGCCTTCGTCCAAATCACCAGTTAAAGAAAGGACATTTTTCAAGACATGCCAGGAAATGTGTAACTAAGGCCACCGGCATCGAATACATTGTGATCAATGGCGACATATTAGTGTTAGTTTAAAATTGTaaacaatttgtttttatacATAATAATGTAAGAATTCAACCATTAAAGTTTTGGTTGAATTATTTAGTATGATACGGTAGAATTTCGTTCAGATTCATTTGTAATTCTTGGGATAAATCGAAGTCGTTATTCACGAATCTACTAGAAAAAAGAGCGAGTTTCTTATAGAATTGAATAAAATCCCATGTGAATATATCAGCTACGATTTTTAAAGggtttaaatgtttttttttcagctactggatttttttcgatttcgttCCAGTTAGTGGATTTTTTGGGGGCTCTACTTTTACAAAAAAACCATATGTTACCGTAAGGTGAAATAGGCGAAGATtaatagaaaatgaatttttttttactatagtTCTAGTTATAGTTTTTGTAAGAAGAGCAAATAACAAATTTCTAGAGTTGTCCTCGCTTTAGTGGTGCCAGAATGATATTCACATGGCTGAATCAATCTGTTCAATCCACAATTTGTTCAAGTTTTTGGTCTCTAAGGTGTACAAGATTAGACGAATTTATACGCAGTATTTAAATGAATGTTTAGCataaactaaaaaattaaaaaattgttgaattttcCCGTATATATGTGTACAACACATAgctgttatttgtttttattaatttctgtAAGATTTTCCCCATATATCAGACTGTTTTTACTAGTTCATATATAGTTTCCACAATTTATTGCATTTTCTTTGGTACTTATTCTACTACATTGGTTCAAGTTATTAATTAGGAAATTCTTTGTGGGAAAGAGATCCTTTTCTACAGGATCAGAGTAGTGATATGAAGTTCTCCACGAACAAGTTTCTAGAAGACTCACTAAAATTGATCCAAACTTTCCAGAATCTTATATTTCTTCAGGAACTGAAACGGATAACATATACAGTTGTAGATAGGGGTTTTTCATGAAAACCATTGGTCTACATAGAGTTCTTTCAAATTGCCGGAAAAGGTCAGATGTTTTTTGCCCAGCTTGGCCTAGTTCAATCGGATTACAAATCAAATCTTAAGAgttgaaaaacttgaaagcGATGAAACATCACACACATTTAAAGAGGATAATATCCTGTAGAATTGGTGATATTATCCAATATTCTTATTTTCGATAGAATTCCGAGTTTGATAcatttttcctctgaaaatcAGGAATTACTGTCGCTatcaaaattaatataaattagGTAATTTCATCAATGTTTGAGCTACATataaatgaattttcatttagagaaatattttacaaaCACAGACCATACGAATAGCTTAGTTAATTCTCGTTTACAATTTCCACCTGTTTCCTTGGATCTGTTTTAATATTAactaaatattatttatttccacaaATCAGACTCTTCATATGATTGTTAGAAACACTGATAGTAGTCAATAAATGAGAAATACTGACATTATAAGGTCTGCGATCATAACCCTACCGAAAATCTGCCAGAATATCTAAAGAttggcttttttttagcaagaTATCTGCCTTTCGCTTAACCTTTTCTGATATATTGCCCTCACTTGTTCAGAATCATCAACTAGACCATGTGTGACAACACGGAATATCAAGTCTCAATTTTATCATAAAATTTTGACAGATATAAGGAGTTGTGAAGCAGACGCATCCATAAAAAACGTCCCAGTGGTGGCAGTAAACTATAAGCTGACAGATCCATCGCACTATATGAACCCTACAGGAAGGACTTTCAGGAAGAACTAGAACGAACGAATTTGTAGGGGAAGAGGACAGTCCACTCTTTTTCCTCAATATCacataaacataataaaagcAAATCATTTATTCAGTAATACTGAATATGCACAAATCTAAGCGAAAAAGAGATTCCAGGTGAGATTAATTACTTAGCTagtcaataaatcaatagtaGATTTCTCTGTCGCACTTCGGATCAAATCATAAAATCTAAAAACAGTGGAATAAACTGCTCTAACACCTACCCGCTTATAACACACAAATTTGACGTCAGTTATGATGTCGTATAATACTGATAATCAGGCAAATGTGCAAATAATTgttgtataataataattgtaaacACTATATGCACACATATAGATTGACAAAATATTGCTAATCATCATCGTCATCGTCAGCTGGAACGAAGATCTCGTTCTCTTCCAGGTACGACGCTCCTTTATGGGCGATAAAACCACCAAAGTACAGCGACGAGACGGCTACGAGGCATAACTGGAAAGTAGCCGTAATTACTTGACACTGTAGGTGTAGTCTTTCGATTTTGCAAGGTAACAAACAAATGTTTACATATCATACTCATAAGAAAAACGTATAGATAATGGAATATTGGGTTGTAGATACCCTATATCACCGTTTTTCTACCAGTTCGAACGATCGCTTAAGAAAATAGTTCAGATGAATGATGATAACGTGTTTGCGAGCGAGATTTTAAACAGGAAGTGACGTATTTCTCAAATCGGATAAAAGTCCGTCCGGAGACAACGAGTGGCTGAATGAATGTATCCATGAGCCAGACTGTAGCTATTTTAAAGGTGATCTTGATAGATGTgcttgaaggaaaaagaaaccagaaGAGATAAAGATGAGAGATCGCAATATAACATTTAATTGGAAAACATCGAGATTATTGAGGTTTTTTGAGCGATACAGGTGAAACAAATTCGCAGATGTTCAATTACTGGTAAATTTACATCGATATAATCAGCAAGTCGATCGACTTTAAGCcataaaaatttgttcatcGACCCTTCAAACCGACTTTAACAAATGCTATTAATATGAAACTTTATGTTACCATCACGCATGATCAACGCTCAGGCTATTTCTAACTAAGTAATAACTATTTAGTTATAAACCTCAGAATCGCAAACCTATAATGAAAAACAACTCACAAATTGCGTTAGGCACGATTGTGATCGGTTGGCTCAGGCTTCCGCGTAACGTAACGCGTTTAGTTAATAAAATCAGAAACGTGAAAAAGATCAATACGTTTGATTTTGAGCTATTCCTGCTTATCTGTACATCAAGGAAACAGatttacgcaaaaaaaaaaccgcaactACTTAGATAAGGGAAGAAATGCACTTGCAGGCTCTGCGCTAAAAAAGATTATGGATGAAGCActcctgatttttcttttaaatatgaAAAGGAAGTTTATAAGATCACTACAATAAACGATTCGCttcgaaagaaacaaaaaggagaaaaaagtgaggcaATAAAAAACTAACCCTCAACAATACCCCTCGATTCTGCACTGGTCTTAAACCAACTCCTTTTACGGTAGGTCCAACGTACCCgcctgaaaaatagaaattattatCGTAATGGTccgaaaatgtttctttctcAACCACCAAGTAGTTTTTGCAGGCGGAACGACAAAAAGTTGAACACTCTCACGGTATAATATTTCAAGAAAGCAGCTGTTACCGATCAAACATTGTGTGCAAATATTTGCGTTAGGATAAACTTAAAAAAGTAGAGCATGACCtaataatcataaataaaattttggcaCCAAATAACTAAGAACAAATCAAGCAGAAAGATGATAGAAATTGACGAAGAGTCCTGGTATAAAattgtgatttaaaaaaacaataagaagagaaattgtGAGCAGCGAAAACAATTGCTATGGAACTGAAAGCATTTAGAAGTTAATTCTTACCAGATGCAGCAGCTTGGTCAAAGTTCTGGAGGACCAGTCGTAAAATCCCTCTAGCAGCTGCCTGGATGTTCATACACGATGCTAATATCTAAAAAAGATACAAACTATCTGCAAATACAATTATCAACaacataaattaataaaaacctTTTCGAAAACCTATATAAAACAAAGGGTATAAGGGAAATTGTACGAGAATGTCGTATAGGAACAACGTATTACAGCAATAGAGAAGTTCTTATACAGATGTAATGTAATTAATCACATAGTATCATTCTTCTTTGCAACCGAGaacataaagaaagaaaactgacgAGGGTGTATTACGATACGCGAGAACGTAAACGGACATGGATGACgtcaaatgaagaaaaacgtctggaaaacattacaaaaagaaaagaaagaaccgTGTTATCAAAGGCATTGACCCCTTTAGCGTTCACCTTGATATCagcttgtgaaaaaaaaggatacaaATAGTTCTGGAAACATGAAAATTCCACGAAACCACAGCTCCTACTGACACATGAAACAACTGTGATGTCCAAGCAAAAAAACCTGCCCACCGATCGATTCTCCGCGAGGCCAACATGTTTACAGCCGGCGGCAAAGAAATTACGATTAGAGCGCGTTTATAGGTCTTAATCGGACATATTCATAGGTGCTAGGATTCATATTACAGTATGGTAAGTGTACTTTTAATAGTGAATctcaaaaaatatgttaaaCTATAAGAACGACTATTAGAATTCTTCACAAACGCTGATCATTCCTTTGATTGACTAACATTCCTCcattcggaaaagaaaaacttgcttTGTGATTTTTATGTGATTATAAAGCAATAAAAAGATATATTTCTATACGATATTAGTGTCCGGATAGGCTTTAACATTGAATTATCCATGATTTTATGCCGTTTAGTGatgaaatgttgaaatttttacgCACATAAATGCTTAGGATTATTTTCTCTGGATTTACTATCCACATTCTTGGCTATGGGCTTCCTAGACTCTATATAAGCTTGAAATTTTCACTGCGTAGAATATTTTATGCAAGAAATATGGGTGAAGGAACAAAAGCTTGCTTCGTGCTGCATGCTTCCGAGAAGGCGGAATAATGGGAtggttctttttctggatagttTCTCTCGTGTTAAAAAGAACTGTTGGAATTCTTTTAAGGTAATGGGcaataattttctcttcttgtaATTAGACTCTCTCGGCATCGATACAACACAATTTTCAACCTTGGACTGTAATTAAAAGATAAACGGGGCAAGCATATCCGGAACTTAAAATTGGGATTCTAAGTAACGTTGAAGTTGgagtattttcttttctgtgaaTACTTGTGTCCTgttcaaatttaattaaaatagtTACAAGTGAACTCTACGAAAATCTTCAGATTCTCATGGAGTTTCGTAGAACTGCTACATTACAGTGATGAAATACGTTATTATTCAGTAGGGacagggtaaaaaaaaaaactctggtgagatttaaaaaaattattatgacCTCTCCAAGCAGCAAAGCATCTCCtcatataaatatatacagTAGAAAAGCTTTATTACGCTTTAAATAATACACTCAAATAGACTTTCCTGTGTTGTAACCAAATTGTATTAAAGAATTCAGACAACCATGTATCGACAAATACCAGTACAACGGATATGTTCTACATTTACTACTATTTCACCGAGTTTTTCATATGTCAACCGTTAAAAATTTGGGGCATCATCTCGGCGTATACGACGATGAAGTAAAAACGACTCTGTCtaacataaaaataacaactGAGCAAATTGCGAACGCGAATGATTGGACCGTAGAATACAGACATGTGTACAATCAAGGCTATGTGATCACGTTACTAAAAAATTATTGACTAAAATTATTACGCCATTACTGCTGATACTGATGCATAAATAGCGAAATTTCACTATTATACACAATATTTTACTATATCTACACATCTATGAAGGAACGCGATCACATTTTGCCAAGTTTCTCTGACATTAATACGTCTGTGCAACATTTGTTGCCGGTTACTAACGACAAATACACACTCACATTTTTGGATCGTAGACGATCCATGTTCAGCTACGAAACAACGTATTTACAATGATAACATGGCTAAACAAACGACACGGATTTTTGTAGTCCTTAAATGCAGCACGTGATAACGTGATCTGCTATTATTCTGAAGCACCTCTGACATTTCTAAGGAAGTCGGAATAGTAGCGCTGGTTCGCTGTCCTGTGGTGGATCGTCAAGTCGTCGGTACAAGTCGATTCTGTTCTGTGCAGTCATGGATGTGTTAACAAATAGTGGTCGGTCGATGGGGACTCGATCTAAAAATAGCTTTTCTACACGggatatttcaagaaaatttgaaagtaaaatttatgagttatttttttatgaatcaTTTCCTTGTGGTTCATCCATGCGTTAGGTTGTGGATTTCTATGGTGAACAAACAAACTCGTGAATGAACTCAAGTGCTTTTTTAGCGGcggagaaaataaatgagttgTGTGAATTGTTCGAGGTTGTGCCGGGTCCTCGAGGAGTAATCGCAGCTGTTCGAAATGAAAAACGTGGATGTATAGTGCTTCgcgggagaaaaaaaaaactctctagAACCCTGGCATCGAAAGCGTAGCCTAGACGAGAATTCTCCCACTTTACAGTTCAGATGAACTCGAAAACGGAttcattttccttgaaaaaatcgCTACGATTTCTTCACAAGGTTCTTTTCCAGAAGTCCATTTTACATAGCAGCACACAGGAAGCTCTCGAAACGAAAAAGTTTCTTCcgcaataaataattattcgaT is a window encoding:
- a CDS encoding hypothetical protein (NECATOR_CHRX.G26030.T1); protein product: MDRLRSKNILASCMNIQAAARGILRLVLQNFDQAAASGGYVGPTVKGVGLRPVQNRGVLLRLCLVAVSSLYFGGFIAHKGASYLEENEIFVPADDDDDD
- a CDS encoding hypothetical protein (NECATOR_CHRX.G26030.T2): MNIQAAARGILRLVLQNFDQAAASGGYVGPTVKGVGLRPVQNRGVLLRLCLVAVSSLYFGGFIAHKGASYLEENEIFVPADDDDDD